One Arachis hypogaea cultivar Tifrunner chromosome 2, arahy.Tifrunner.gnm2.J5K5, whole genome shotgun sequence genomic window, aggAAATGCTATAGAGCTAatatttttagtgaaaaaaattaaaaaattggataatattaatttaaatgtaaattaaatataaagaaaaaatattaatcaacaaatattttttataaataatcttattactatatttgtttttttattttttctttttattaataaaattattagtaaatatttttttttcctacAAAAAGGTTTATATATAAACAGTTgtttgagaaagaaggaagaaaaattttaattaaaactcatatatttattttattgtaaaattaataattaaaaatattaaataataatttaatcaaatatattaaattacctaataatttttttactatcaatttagaaataaaaaaatttcatttcatTGTTTTACATGTTTCTAAAATGGCAGAAACTCACCTGCAGTCGACTCTGCAGGTGAAGTTGCTTCTGAATGGCTGACACGTGTTATTATATGGTTTAAAAAAATcagtttattttatataaatggtttattttaaaaaaccaGTATAAATTAGACCAAGTAGTTACttttattcccttcttcttcGTTTCGCACGTAAAATTCGTTCTCTTTCAATCCCTTTTTCAGAACTAATATGAAACTTTCAATTAggtatgttccttttatttatatttcttaatcaaatttattatttcaaatgtatttcttaatttatatttttatttattcatctgtgaatgatgaaaattatttaataaatacgtACATATTTATGTCATCACACCATTTTGATGTTTAATATCATAAATGCCAAGATAATTCATGACAATTTCATGTGATGGAAGACAAAAATGTAATTGTGGCATAACGTAGACTAGTTGATAGCATGAGCATTGTTGAAATTTTGGCATGATCTCTTTCATATTTGTTATATGTCTCTTTAGTTGGTAATGTTATAGTTTATTGTGATGATATGATGGTAGTTTAATTGTATGAGTTAGGTCCTTTTTATTTGGTTGATTTTTTTCTATGGCTATCCTATTCTTGATGGCGatgtcaaaataaatattttcattagttaattctttttttttctttatttttgaatcaattttattttgaaaaaatttattaaaaatttttgttgtagacaaaattaataatattatgttcaattatttaaggagactaaattaatattttgattagatacttttattttattgaaaataaattctaatttcattaaaaaataaattaagtaaaaacacaaaaacgtGCATGACTGTGAAATCATAATTTCTAGACAAGTAAATTATAgtcttattatcttaaaaaaataatttatttatagaataatattaaaaaatcaacaataatttgcatgaaaatagtttattagtaaaataaaagttaattgatttattaccataaaatttaatttaatgataaatttgcaattgaatatatttttacagcttaatttaaaatttgtttacaGCTTAATTTAAAAGCAACTGAAAATGTAAGTTATGGGAACAAAACAAAACTCATCAAGAAAACGGAAACAGAGACAAAAAAAAGGACAGATGATATCATTTATGCCATTCCTATAAACAAATCgtaaattttgtttctttttcagaatactaaattttactttttcaaacaatttgtatacatatatttaacaaaaattaaataaaaaaatttcagataaatttaaattcaaattggtcaatatgaatgaagaaaaagaacatatCAAATTCATCTGTTAGAAATTTAGAAATAACACGCAGaaagaatttaaattattttaaaaatagttatttatttattcaaatctgtttttttaaataaactatttgtataaaataaatcgaTTTTTTTTAAACCATACAATAACACGTATCAACGATCTAGAAACAACTTTTCCTAGAGTGATAGGTGAGTTTCCACCTtctaaaatttagagaaaaaaatttcCTTTCTTAAACATAATACAAGAGACTGAAGAGAGGATGGCTCAATAAGCCAAATAAAACTGCGCAGTAAACACATTTTCTTCACTCTCAAAACCTTATCCCCTTATGGTGTTATCCTCGGCCATGGCTTCACTGCTTCTAGCTTCACCTCCACCATTCTCCACTCAACTCcacacttcttcctcttctcaccTTTCTTTCTCTCACTCCCAAACCCTCTCCCCTTCACCACTCTCCACTTCTTCTCTTTCAGTTTCACACTCTGCAGCgacttcctcttctccttctccaaTTCCTTATGGTACATGCTGCATCAAAACCCAAAAAGTTGCAAAATTTGCTGTAATTGTTTTGCGTTATGCGTGAATTCTAGCACCCCATTTGCACATTCACCGTTTTATTGTTTCTTTTTCAGTCTACTGTGGCAGAGGTGACAAGAAAACTGCAAAGGGAAAGCGCTTCAACCATTCATTCGGAAATGTAATGTTCTGCTTGTattctgtttttcgaaatttcccATGTTTATTGCTTTGTTTCTCTACTTCTCTTTTGTCTGAAGTtttgatcttttttattaatGGGTTCTTATTTTTGAAACTATGTTTTGCAATTATGCTCAAAATTTCATGTTATGGTTATTTTCAGGCAAGGCCAAGGGACAAGAAAAAGGGTAGAGGACCACCGAGGCTGTTTGCTCCGCCGGCGCCTACGAAGAAGGATCGATTCGAAGATAATGAAGTGgtgaagattgaaattgatgagtCTCTCTTTACTAGCTGAATTTGTTATTGAATTGTAGTTCTAAAATGTTTCATTGTTTAGTTGTTGATATTTGAATTGCATTGCTCTATGACAATATACAATATGGATTTTGATTATATTATATGATGAGTTTTAACTATCTTTATATTAGTTGAGGCTACTGTTCTTCTTTTATCTGTATTAAACTCTATTGTGAAATTAAGATTGATGGTTCACTCATTAGCATtacaatagaataaaataaaatcaagacTTGTGTTTGCCTAGGATTTATCTTACATTGGACCTTGTGTATTCTCAGTGGTAAACATGATACGGATTCTTTCGAGAAATTCTTGCATGCTTTTGGAGCCCCATTTAATACATGCTCGAAGAACATTTTCATTTGAAATATATGAAAGTTATGTAGAAAACCAACGATATGtagttataaataaataaatattcttgaAACATGCATTAAATGTGCTTCAAGAGTATGTAAATATTTCTTGGTTTCTTTTTGCCTATGTGAAAGTTGAGACTTGAGATATTGGTAGAGATAGCCCTTGGGAAAAACAAAGGACTATGAGTGCTTCCATAACACTTGGAACTTAGGCTCAATACTGTGTTTTTTGTATGTCAGCTCTGAATCCAAAAGTGCAGTCACCATCTTAATTCTCAACTGGTTGTATTAGTCTATTTTTGCCCTTTCACTTTTCTCCTTAAATTTTTAAGGACTGTATCTTGCGAATTTTCTTACATCATACTTGGAATAATTTTACATGTTatattgaaaatttgaaactaCTTAGGAGAGTGGTAAACAAATTCACTGGTATATAGCTCTGAATATCAAAAGGATTATAGAGAAGCCGAAATTGCTTGTTGACTTTATTTAGCTAGCATTACTTGATGGTTTGATGGATGTAATGAATGCAGCCTTTTATGATAAATGTGATTCTAAGAAACTTTAAGGGAACTATTTTTCTCATAAATTCTTGATCCAAGTCTTTGGATAcatccttctttatttttcttttttctagaaACACCTCCTAGCTCATGAACATAGAAATTTGGTGTAGCGTATGAAAGGGGGAAGCATATCCCGGTGGAGATTACTTGAAATGGAGCATACTAGTCTAGCACCTGTATTTTATAGTGACTCGTGTATAATTAATATCATATCTGTCGGATTGTGAGAGTTATTACAGACCTTAATCCTAGAATCCCTGGAATTAATCAAACTATATTGGTCAGCCAATTAGCTCGGATTGATAGAGAAGGATTTGGTTTGTAAAGATGTGAAAGGTTTAGATTCAGACTATGGTTTAGACTTGTATTGCTAGAGAATACCTTTTGCTTTGTATAACCATAACTGCATTTCTTTTACAATCGTATCATAGTGTTTCCTATAGATAGGGAAATAATGAAAAACTGGTATTCACAATAGAATTCCTTCTccaccatttttttcttttttcaagaacTGTTATCTAAGAACTAAATATATTGTTGCAAATGATACAATGATTTAATGCAAGTTTTCCTATGACACTTCCATCTTCTATTGTCAATCTTCTGCTTTGCTTGTTCCATAGATGAATCCCATAAGTCTCCGCACGGAGCTGAAGCACTTTGGCTTCTACCCATTTCGATTCAGTTTGAGTTTTCGGCTTCCTGAGAAACCCCCTTATCTTATTCCAATCAGCTGGATAGAAAGCCGTAGGTGGCAAGATCTTAAATATGAAACCGGGTCTTTTCAGCAGCCTCTTGATCACTCTAGAAACCAGGTATGGACCATTATGCCCCCATTTGTTTCCATCAAAAGTCAATGCAAATTCACTAATGAATTCGTGAAGAAGTGGATGTTTCATATCGAAAATCAGAACAGCATTATTTAATCTAGTCCAATGCTTAGATCTTAAATCCATGCTTTGTGCTCCTATAGAATTCCGCAACCCAGTTAATGGTTTTAGAACAATAAAGTCTGTATCTATGTAGATTCCACCATATTTATAGAGCACTACAAGTCTTATCAGATTAGATAGATTTTGTGACAAAGGAATCTCACCTGGATCCTTCTTACCTTTTATTAACTCACGAAACCAAGCTTCGGCCAGTGTCCCTTTGAACAGAAAAGGCAAGTCTGGGGTCACGACCTGAACCTTGAACCTACTGTCAAGCAACGGTTTCAGCACTGTGTAGCCGTGCGTGGTCTCCAAAGTTCTTGACAGAATTACAAGGCATGTGCCGGGATGAACCTTAAAAACACTTTCCACGGACATCAATTCTCTTACACCAAACGAGCCTGCCGGCGAAATCCAAGTCATGAAAAACTGAGCCTCGCATTCACGGCTGAAGAATTCTAGAACTCTGCTGTGAAATCTTCGGGTCGAGTTGTTTGACTTGAGAATATCAAACTTGTGCAGGTTTTTCCGAAACCAAGCTATTCTCTCTAATTCTGTCACACCGAGAGGAGCAACCAAGTCATTCTGATTTCCAGCTTGAATTCTATCATTCTCTTCTTGAATGGAGTGTAAAGGCAGATTAGAAAGTGTTGGTCTTATTTGCTCTTTGAATCTGTGACTCTGAGCTTGCAAATTCTCTGAAGGTTCTTTATATGTAGCAGAGTGTAGGAAATCATGGTAGATGATACTATATGCATGGATAACAAAAATTATGGCAGAGAATATGAACAGAGAGGATAAAAGTAACTTGGCACTTTTAAGGTGTCTAGGGTCAAACATTCTGAGAAGTTTGTGTTTGTTGAGACTTTCAGATTTGCCTTGATATTATGcatttatatataaaagtattCATTTAGAGTTAAcagttatttagttttttttagcaTTTATCAATTTCATGTTATGAGACAAACAACTATTTTTTCAGCTATTATAGTAACCACTGTTGTTTATACTGATTCTCTGATTTTCACAcacatttatttacttatttggtTTATTACTGATATTCGGACTTATTATCAATTTAAGAGAACTGTATGCAAAAATGGTACATATAaccttcatttttctttttagcaTTTATCAATTTCTTATTATGAGACATATAACCTTCATTTTTCTTATTGTATTTTCTGAAACTTGAATTTCAGAccataaacaaaaaagaaaaaaaaaagaaaaggaaaaaaaaggtcTTGCATGTTTGATAATATATGACACTTCTATAGTTCTATGCCAGTAAGCAACGTAGCTTCATCATTTTGAAATAATTCACTCAATTTTAGACTATTGGACTATAATTGATAATTTTTCCTACCTAAAACAATGACTTGAGGATTTAAAATGCTAAATTATTAGTTTCTGGTGTACTATACTATATACACTTCCACACGTCGCTACCAATATCTGTTTCGGAAATTGCATAGTCAAATTAGTGACAAAATATAAGGAAAAATAAGAAAACCAATTcgttacttctttttttttttcgttcttATGAAGGAAAAAGAGTGAAAATGGAATTGTTCAATACATATTGTCATATTGGCTTAAAATCTGTTAGTTacctaatttttttcttaaatttttaagtttatatcttacaaaattaatattatatatttgtgtatatatatttatattgttttatataattttaatatatatgttatattttaacaagtattttatacaaataattaatttaataattatttttattatacacATATTACGGTTATTTCTGAATTAATATATACTCAAAACTAATGGCTTACTCAACCCTTGTTAATTTTAGCAACAATGCTTAGTTGACACGAACTAACATTTGTTTGAGTCAAACTAAGTTCGATCTTAATGTTTCCATTCCtctaataaaaaacttaaaatgttCAAGATGAAATTGGTAATGTTTTAAGTTCAAAAGGAATTTTTATATaagaaaacataataaatataaaattatttcagattaacaaaatataaaattagtcaTCTATCTGTGGGAGTAGATCctctttaatgaaaaaaaaattggatagtgTCAATTGTGATCTTTCACCCTTCAATGCTCTTTCTctcatatttaattttgaccCTACTTATAAAGTTAGTAGTGAGAGATCACACTACATTTTCTTAAATGTTAAAAAAACTGAAGAGGATCATTTCGTCTACCTGTCATCTACTTAGAAATCGTTGACAACAACAATAAAACTAAAATTCATGCGTATAATTATAAATAGATTAATAACCTTTTTTTGGGAAGGTATTATCAACATTATATGGAAATTTAGATATTGGTAGGTGAGATGTCTCTGCCAATAGGATTGTTTGTTCTACATATTTAGGAAGCAGCAAGAAATGAACTCCCAATAAGTTTCCATTATTTGTGATTCAGAGCATATTGTATGTTCTTCATCAATTACAATTTTCCTTTTTTGTAAGTTAAAACTTTAAtgcatttaaaaaagaaaaaataatcagAATTTTATGCTTCTAGTATTTATAAGTGTTACAAGTGCATTCATTAGCCAACttctttatttctgaatttttcccctgaatttaattttaatgaattgacCACATATATATAAAGATTATATACAATCAAATATATTCACAACtacatttttaaatatcatatacaatcaaattataattatatagagAAAatgtattgtaattaataaaggataataattttatcttttttttaaaaaaaaatttgtaatgttcaataaaatttaataatgatCTTATTATCTTAATAAATATGCACAACTAAAAAAagtaattaagaaagaaaaagtaacattttagttattaataaaaaatataacaattattGTGTGTTTGAGCTATCTTTCTATtggaaaaaatttttcaaatgttaGTATTCAAACTTATGATTGCACTTTATATAGTGAAGTGGTAGAGGTTGAGTTAGAGTTATAAGAGAGAGGTAGCTTATAAgattagagagagaagagaagagagaaaacattTTTGCAAACACACAAAGCTATAAATTGGTTGCCGCAAATTCGTTAACTGTTGGATCGAGGTCAAATTTGGACAATGTGTTTTAGACATTTGGTTTTTCGTTTTCACTGTTCGGATCTTCAATAAGAGGTTTGTAGTTGGAGATATTAGCCACGCAATAACAATTCTATTTTGTGATATTTTCATCTTTTTGGTTATTGTTTCGTAAGTTTTGATGTTTGGGTTGTTTGGCTTATTATATGCACATTTTGTGCAATAAATTTTTACTCTTTTCTATCCTATTTTTATCATAATAAAGTTATTTTCTTGGTCTTGGTAACTCGTGATTTTTTACTTCTCATATTAAGGAGAATTTTCacgttaaaaaattttggtacgTTCTTATCTGTAtttctttttttgtgtttttttttgctGCTATTGGTgtgtgttgagttaagaaattaactaaattaattattgatgacaaacattatttttggcaaaataaataattagagttgtttaattaataaatatacattgctaattatttatgttatgttGCAGGCCATAATTCAAGTTAAGCAGCCCAAATGATATGAAAATAATATAGCAAGGCTGATGGGTAAATAAACTAGCAcagcccaaaagaaacaaagccaaAGGATCCAATAGGCCAAACGGGTTGCTTAATAAAAATCGGATCTAAGCCTGTATCCATCCCACAAAGCTTCTCTTGTAAGATTGAATTCTTCACTCCTCCAAAGTAAGCAATGTTCCTCTCCTCTCAAATCAAGTCAAATCATGacatcagaaaagtaagaaagagaaagagagaaaaaggttcctccctaagctagtaaccaaagaagcaagagagagaaagttaaagcttgaagcacagaagctaaaacagaaactccaagctaaatcaagcgtaagaaaggtaatccatctcatcttgcatgcatcagatctttatcctttcttcccaactctctgctctatccgaaaatggcattcaaaggaaaagttgatctctgttcttcattgctacaaatccacggtcacaagaaattcttggggaccaagttgcatctctatggttcagatttggttgaccattggaaaacAATTTCGGTTATTCCTTCATGGCTTTCGCTCAAGTTGGAAAAGTCAAAAGGAAAGGTTCCACTTTgatgattgaaaagaaaaagtgagcttgtgggttggtgaagctcaaggctcaagatgttgaccttggaagaagaaccaaggaacatgcaaggagataaaaagaagCTTGTTGTTCATTCTGaagcaaggagagataaccagtgaaCTTGAGGTgtttgttctgagagagctctttgaagaagttcaactaactagACAGTGTAACCtattcaaaggtgcattccgccagtatgaagaactaaatcagaggcttgctaatctggtttttcgcatagcacagaggctgttgatgaagtcaatctccttcatattttactgattgtgatgtacttttctaagcttatctttctgtaatttcttgagagaaaaggcattgtgagaaagcttgagaaaaagccaagagttgaaaaaggctgagtgaaacacttgagagaaaagcctagagttgttttattgatttttttaggttggttaagtgtcttgtatcttgtacctgaaaggtatccctttcttagttgggttagcactaagaggtatagttaggtattagcatagccaatgtcaagttaggttagaacttgagtgtgataggattgggtcaatcctgtgttattggtgtatgtaatactgttaactatagtgaaattcttccatagttgtggaggagattggatgtaggttgcatagcacaaggcaaccgaaccaggatacttgctggtgttagcttttctcttctctgctgtgttctgttttctgatattcatgagacaaaaataaattgtctcataaatttctgctgctgagttcaaacagaatcaaaactgcaaagttatttaaaaagggtaataacagcaactaacaagaaaggcatagattcaaccccccttctctaagcctaccacaacattcaattggtatcaggagctaaggtctctagaatcaagcttaaccgcttggagcaaagatccaatggcgaataACTTGGGCACAATCACAGTTgcttacaccctcactgaaggccagtcaaacaaccgaccacctttcttcaacgggaagaactattcctactggaaagaaaggataaggatcttcatccaatccattgactacaacttatggaagatcgttgtgagcggtccaaagatcccaacaaaaacaagtgctgatggagtggtgactccaaaagaagaagctgaatggaatgaagatgacaagaaaaagatagagctgaacgctaaagcaatcaaccttcttcactgtgctatcagctttgaagagtaccggaaggtgtctagatgcaagacagccaaagaaatctgggaaaaactccaggttacacatgaaggcaccaaacaagtcaaagaaacgaggattgatatgctgcgaaaagagtacgagatgtttagcatgaaggatggagaaagcattgatgaagcctttgagagattctcaatcataatcaacaaccttgatgctatgggtacaaactatgcagaacaaaccttggtgagaaaactccttagaagcctcacaaaagagtggaaaaacactgccactgtcctaaccgagagtaacaacataagtcccataacctatgatgagctgagaggaaaactccttgcctatgaagccacacacacaaacatagactcaaagaaaaagggaatagccctcaagtcacaaatagaaccaaaagagagtgagtctagtgatggtatttcagatgacgagcttttgttttttgctaggagatttagaagaatgatgaagagcaagggcaaatacaaaggttcaagttcaaaggagcacaaaatagacttgagcaaggtgacgtgtcatcattgcaaggaggctggacacttcaaatcaaactgtccaaagctcaaaaaggaagacaaaggaaagaaggaaaggaagaaagtactcatggcagcttgggaagatcttgagaatgactcaaatgaagaagaagaatttgaagGAGACGACAAAGACtatttcatggctggaaacaacaatcttgatgaggtaaattattatgatttgaccattgaggacttgcatgctattattgatgatcttactttaaacacatcaaaactgcttgataaatacaatgaatgtaaatttgaaagagatgtgttaagagctgaaaatgattttttaaaagaaaaaagtaaaggaaactgaatgtgctttggacatcattgaagaaaacagatttctaaaatctgaacttgaaaaattaaaaggaaagcacattgtggatccctctcatgagttaattgctgaaaatgaaagattaaatgatatgattaaaaggctgaatggtgacttggcaaaatttgctcaaggttctagtaacttggacaaattacttgcaaatcaaagaccattgtttgaaaaatctggtttaggctacatagccaaggaagatgctgtTTCCAACACTTCCTCTATGAAATTTGTGGCCTCTTCATCAAATACTAAATCCATACCAAATAAATCAGGTATCGGATATGTTTCAACTTGTGAAGAAAAATCTGATGAAGAATACACAAATGAAGCTGAAATTTCATCAAGAACTGGTccgagttcaaaccggccaggtttaggttatatttcgaaaaatgaggctgcTTTTAAGAAACCAATTTTCTAtaacaaaacctcattttcgaaaaatc contains:
- the LOC112750094 gene encoding small ribosomal subunit protein bTHXc; this translates as MVLSSAMASLLLASPPPFSTQLHTSSSSHLSFSHSQTLSPSPLSTSSLSVSHSAATSSSPSPIPYVYCGRGDKKTAKGKRFNHSFGNARPRDKKKGRGPPRLFAPPAPTKKDRFEDNEVVKIEIDESLFTS
- the LOC112750088 gene encoding uncharacterized protein At4g19900 — translated: MFDPRHLKSAKLLLSSLFIFSAIIFVIHAYSIIYHDFLHSATYKEPSENLQAQSHRFKEQIRPTLSNLPLHSIQEENDRIQAGNQNDLVAPLGVTELERIAWFRKNLHKFDILKSNNSTRRFHSRVLEFFSRECEAQFFMTWISPAGSFGVRELMSVESVFKVHPGTCLVILSRTLETTHGYTVLKPLLDSRFKVQVVTPDLPFLFKGTLAEAWFRELIKGAQSMDLRSKHWTRLNNAVLIFDMKHPLLHEFISEFALTFDGNKWGHNGPYLVSRVIKRLLKRPGFIFKILPPTAFYPADWNKIRGFLRKPKTQTESKWVEAKVLQLRAETYGIHLWNKQSRRLTIEDGSVIGKLALNHCIICNNIFSS